A genomic window from Litoreibacter janthinus includes:
- a CDS encoding N-acetylmuramoyl-L-alanine amidase: MSRLISLSVAASLWGVGMTGVAESQDLRALARVDMSSSVVEDSYGATSLSLALTQAVPYRVQVFDGPPRIALDFREVAFEPDLSVLDRSDRVAQLRAGVIRDGWSRLVLELTEPMLVASAGMETDPQDGDAVINLHLRPASETEFAVRAEANLTQIVAWERPAEAAADARRMIVVDPGHGGVDPGAQRFGVNEADIMLQFARELREQLLRSGRYDVIMTREDDSFVSLPQRVSLARAAGADAFLSLHADALAEGRATGTTIYTLSDDASDEASAKLAERQDRTDILAGVDLTAQDDQIATVLMDLARAETTPRTDRLAEALVDGLRNTLGKLHKRPRLEAGFSVLKAPDIPSVLIELGFMSSQTDLDRLQDPVWRSQAAAGIVDAMDLWALEDAAIAAGRP, from the coding sequence ATGAGCAGGCTGATCTCACTTTCGGTGGCTGCGTCCCTTTGGGGCGTGGGAATGACAGGTGTCGCGGAGTCGCAAGACCTGCGTGCGCTGGCACGTGTCGATATGTCGAGCTCTGTTGTGGAAGACAGCTATGGCGCGACGTCGCTTTCGCTGGCGCTCACGCAGGCGGTTCCCTACCGCGTGCAGGTCTTTGATGGGCCGCCAAGGATCGCGCTGGATTTTCGCGAGGTGGCATTTGAGCCGGACCTGAGTGTGCTGGACCGCTCCGACCGTGTTGCGCAGCTTAGGGCAGGGGTGATCCGCGATGGCTGGTCGCGCCTTGTTCTTGAACTGACCGAGCCGATGCTCGTGGCCTCCGCTGGCATGGAAACCGACCCGCAGGACGGGGACGCAGTTATCAACCTGCACCTAAGGCCTGCGTCCGAAACCGAGTTTGCTGTGCGTGCCGAGGCCAATCTGACGCAGATCGTGGCGTGGGAACGTCCGGCGGAAGCCGCCGCGGATGCGCGGCGGATGATTGTTGTCGATCCCGGCCATGGTGGGGTGGACCCAGGGGCTCAACGGTTCGGCGTGAACGAAGCCGACATCATGCTTCAATTTGCACGGGAACTGCGCGAACAGTTGCTCCGCTCTGGACGTTATGACGTCATCATGACCCGCGAGGATGACAGCTTCGTGTCGCTTCCCCAAAGGGTGTCGCTGGCGCGTGCCGCCGGGGCTGACGCGTTTTTGTCGCTGCATGCCGATGCTTTGGCAGAAGGCCGCGCCACAGGCACAACTATCTATACGCTGTCGGATGACGCCTCAGACGAAGCGTCGGCGAAACTGGCAGAGCGTCAGGACAGGACGGACATTTTGGCAGGTGTGGATTTGACTGCGCAGGACGACCAGATAGCGACTGTGTTGATGGATTTGGCGCGGGCCGAAACAACGCCGCGCACCGACCGGTTGGCAGAAGCCTTGGTCGATGGGCTTCGCAATACTCTGGGCAAGCTGCATAAACGCCCAAGGCTGGAAGCAGGATTCTCGGTGCTCAAGGCTCCCGATATTCCATCGGTACTGATCGAGCTTGGTTTCATGTCATCCCAAACGGATCTGGACCGGTTGCAAGATCCAGTCTGGCGCAGTCAGGCCGCGGCGGGAATCGTTGACGCTATGGACCTATGGGCGCTTGAAGACGCGGCAATCGCGGCAGGGCGGCCCTGA